Proteins from a genomic interval of Arachis hypogaea cultivar Tifrunner chromosome 10, arahy.Tifrunner.gnm2.J5K5, whole genome shotgun sequence:
- the LOC112715382 gene encoding NF-X1-type zinc finger protein NFXL2 gives MKSSIHYLQHPPPQPPPPPLSDSDTDSDGSGTHSSSSDLLRHSDLSASIFKPYFEFTGRHSSSSTTATPAEVSKIQSFLTSSSSGALSCLICLERIKPSDPTWSCSSLCFALFHLHCIQSWARQASNLAAARAATRLPITEQRASETALWNCPKCRVEYPITHIPKTYFCFCGKLENPPNDPWVLPHSCGEICGRPLKHNCGHHCLLLCHPGPCPSCPKLVKVSCFCTKIEDVRRCGFKEFSCGKVCGKLLDCGVHGCAEICHEGQCPPCRARSVYQCRCGKKKEERECCNRVFGCGEPCEKRLGCGRHVCERGCHVGECGDCPLQGKRACPCGKRVYEGMPCDVTVPLCGATCDKMLSCRYHRCPERCHRGACVETCRTVVKKSCRCGSLRKDVPCYQDLWCERKCQRMRDCGRHACKRKCCDGDCPPCSEVCDRRLRCKNHKCPSPCHRGACAPCPIMVTISCACGETHFEVPCGTEMEQKPPKCPKPCPIAPLCHHAPKLKPHKCHYGACPPCRLPCAEEYSCGHACKLRCHDAKPPPNREFTLKPKKKKIIQQSECTPGTPCPPCPELVWRPCVGQHIGTERMMVCSDKSQFACENLCGNPLPCGNHYCTKTCHALENPASTNRLQKSEPCEDCSLPCDKEREPKCQHCCPRQCHPGDCPPCKALIKRSCHCGSMVHVFECIYYNTLSAKDQEKVRSCGGLCHRKLANCTHLCPETCHPGECPNPEKCSKKVIVRCKCQTLKREWPCHDVQAAYHSAGSHPKDITKNQFGIGLIPCNSDCKSKMQVVESELHLRKSQVTEVKETDNEKLAPKRRKRQKRVQESKEATKIQKIISTTKKLLLYLFILIVLVTATYYGYKGLLWLNDWMNEVDERRQRHPRIR, from the exons ATGAAGTCATCAATCCACTACCTCCAACATCCTCCTCCGCAGCCGCCGCCGCCACCACTCTCCGACTCCGACACCGACTCCGACGGAAGCGGAACCCACTCCTCCTCCTCCGATCTTCTCCGCCATTCCGACCTCTCCGCCTCCATCTTCAAACCCTACTTCGAGTTCACCGGCCGCCactcctcctcctccaccaccGCCACCCCCGCCGAAGTGTCAAAGATCCAATCCTTCCTTACTTCCTCATCCTCCGGCGCACTCTCATGCCTCATCTGCCTCGAACGCATCAAACCCTCAGACCCAACATGGTCCTGCTCCTCGCTCTGCTTCGCCCTCTTCCACCTCCATTGTATCCAATCATGGGCCCGCCAAGCCTCCAATCTCGCTGCCGCACGCGCCGCCACGCGCCTCCCTATCACAGAGCAGCGCGCCTCTGAAACCGCGCTCTGGAACTGCCCCAAATGCAGGGTAGAGTACCCAATCACGCACATTCCAAAAACCTACTTTTGCTTCTGCGGAAAACTCGAGAACCCTCCCAATGATCCATGGGTTTTGCCTCATTCTTGCGGTGAGATTTGTGGGAGGCCATTGAAGCACAACTGTGGTCACCATTGCCTTCTTTTATGCCACCCTGGACCCTGCCCGTCCTGCCCAAAACTCGTGAAAGTTAGTTGCTTTTGTACCAAAATTGAAGATGTGAGGAG GTGCGGGTTCAAGGAGTTCTCGTGTGGGAAAGTTTGTGGGAAGCTTCTGGATTGTGGGGTTCATGGTTGTGCTGAGATTTGTCATGAGGGTCAATGCCCTCCCTGCCGGGCACGCAGTGTGTACCAGTGCCGGTGTggtaagaagaaggaagagagggaGTGCTGTAACCGTGTTTTCGGGTGTGGCGAGCCTTGTGAGAAGAGGCTCGGATGTGGGAGGCATGTGTGTGAGAGAGGTTGCCATGTTGGGGAGTGTGGAGACTGCCCTTTGCAAGGGAAGAGGGCATGTCCTTGTGGGAAGAGAGTGTATGAAGGGATGCCTTGTGATGTTACTGTGCCCTTATGTGGGGCTACTTGTGATAAGATGCTTAGTTGTAGGTACCATAGGTGCCCCGAGAGGTGCCACCGTGGTGCATGTGTTGAGACTTGTAGGACTGTTGTGAAGAAGTCTTGTCGATGCGGCAGCCTCAGGAAAGAT GTTCCTTGCTATCAAGATTTGTGGTGTGAAAGGAAGTGCCAGAGGATGCGGGACTGTGGCCGGCATGCTTGTAAACGCAAGTGCTGTGATGGGGATTGCCCTCCATGCTCAGAG gtCTGTGACAGGCGGCTTAGATGTAAAAACCATAAATGCCCTTCTCCATGCCATAG GGGTGCCTGTGCTCCTTGCCCAATAATGGTCACCATTTCATGTGCATGTGGGGAAACACATTTTGAG GTTCCTTGCGGTACTGAAATGGAACAAAAACCACCCAAGTGTCCTAAACCATGCCCTATTGCTCCTTTATGCCATCATGCACCAAAGCTCAAG cCACACAAATGCCATTATGGAGCCTGTCCTCCTTGTCGGCTCCCTTGTGCAGAAGAGTACTCTTGTGGCCATGCTTGCAAATTAAG GTGTCATGATGCTAAACCTCCGCCTAATCGGGAGTTCACTCtcaaaccaaagaaaaagaaaattatacaACAAAGTGAATGTACACCTGGTACTCCATGCCCTCCTTGCCCTGAACTAGTGTGGAGACCATGTGTCGGGCAACACATTGGAACGGAGCGAATG ATGGTCTGCTCTGATAAATCACAGTTTGCCTGTGAAAACTTATGTGGAAATCCTCTACCGTGCGGTAATCATTATTGTACTAAAACCTGCCATGCCTTGGAGAATCCGGCCTCCACGAACCGGCTACAGAAAAGTGAGCCTTGTGAAGATTGTTCTCTTCCTTGTGATAAG GAAAGAGAACCTAAATGTCAGCATTGTTGCCCTCGTCAATGCCATCCTGGAGACTGTCCTCCATGCAAAGCGCTGATCAAGCGGTCTTGTCATTGTGGCTCAATGGTCCATGTGTTTGAGTGCATATATTACAACACCTTGTCAGCTAAGGATCAAGAGAAAGTCCGTTCATGTGGTGGGCTGTGTCATAG GAAGTTAGCAAATTGTACCCATCTATGCCCCGAGACGTGCCATCCTGGTGAATGCCCAAATCCTGAGAAATGCAGTAAAAAG GTCATCGTTCGTTGCAAATGCCAAACACTGAAAAGGGAGTGGCCATGTCACGATGTTCAAGCAGCATATCACAGTGCTGGTTCCCACCCAAAGGATATTACCAAAAATCAATTTGGAATTGGCCTTATTCCTTGCAATTCTGATTGCAAGAGTAAAATGCAGGTTGTTGAGTCGGAATTACATCTACGTAAATCTCAAGTTACAGAG GTAAAAGAGACAGATAATGAAAAACTGGCTCCGAAGCGACGAAAAAGGCAGAAACGAGTCCAAGAATCTAAGGAAGCAACAAAAATACAg AAAATTATTTCTACAACAAAGAAGCTCCTTCTGTACCTTTTTATTTTGATCGTACTTGTTACTGCTACATATTATGGATACAAGGGACTTCTGTGGCTCAATGATTGGatgaatgaagttgatgaacGAAGACAAAGACATCCTAGGATCAGATGA